The nucleotide window GACCTGCTGGCACGGGGGGAGGTGCAGTTCGTGATTCAGATTCCGCAGAACTTCACACGCGACTTCCTGCGCGGCGACCGGCCCACCCTGCTGGTCGAGGCGGATGCGACTGACCCGGGCGCCACCAGCAATGCCATCAGCTCCCTGCGCACGCTGGTGAACAGCTCCCTGAAGAATGACCTCAAGGGGTCGCTGAGTTTCCTCGCGGGCACGGAGGGGCCGGTGGACCTGCGCATCCATGCGAAGTACAATCCGGAGGCCATCACGCAGTACAACATTGTCCCCGGTCTCATGGGCGTGGTGCTCACCATGACCATGGTCATGATCACCTCGCTGGCCATCACGCGCGAGCGCGAGCGCGGCACCATGGAAAACTTGCTCGCCATGCCCACGCGTCCGCTGGAGGTGATGACGGGGAAGATCATCCCGTACATCTTCATGGGCTATGTGCAGGTCACGGTCATCTTGATCGCGGCGCATTACCTCTTCCGGGTGCCCATGTCCGGCAGTCTTGCGCTGCTGCTGCTCGCCGCCTTTGTCTTCATCGTGGCGAACCTGGCCGTGGGCATCATGTTCTCCACGCTGGCGAAGAACCAGCTTCAGGCCATGCAGATGTCCTTCTTCTTCTTCCTGCCGTCGCTGCTGTTGTCAGGGTTCATGTTTCCCTTCCGTGGCATGCCGGTGTGGGCGCAGATGCTGGGTGAAGTCTTTCCGCTGACGCACTTCCTGCGCATCATCCGCGGCATTCTTTTGAAGGGGAATGGCGCGATCGAGATGGGGTTGCAGCTCTGGCAGATTGCGCTCTTCGCCACGGTGGTGATGTTCATCGGGGTGAAGCGGTACAAGCAGACGCTGGATTAGTCAGTAGTCAGTAGTCAGTAGTCAGTAGTCATTGGTCATTGGTCATTGGTCATTGGTCATTGGTCATTGGTCATTGGTCAGGGAGGCGCACGTCGAGGGCTGACTCCGCGAAGCAGGTGAACGTCAGGGTAAGGATAGGGAATCGGTGCCGAAGGCCTTGGACTGCGTGCAGCCCTGCTGCCGCTTTCCTCAAGTGCAGCCTGCTGCACGCTGCATCGCGACGAAGTCGCCAAGCTCTTCTGAACGCGTCACCTTAAAAGTGGGTGTCACCATCGCTGCAGCAGGCTGCAGACTCTTCAAAGCGGCAGCAGGGCTGTACGCAGTCCAAGGACGCTGCGCGTCACTGACTCTGGGTCATTCGCGTCTATCACCCTTCTCCATGGCATCACACGTTTTTCTCAACCTGACGCATAGGCGCATGAATGTGGAGATGCAGGCATGAGAGTGCATCCGTGATCACCCTCACGCCCTGGCATCGCTCTTCTGCTTCCACACATACCGCATATCCGGCTCGCGCTCTTCATTGCCCATGCCATCCGTCATGCGGTCGGCGATGAAGCCGTGCTTCTCATAGAAGCGGCGGGCGTTGGTGTTGCGCTGGAAGGTCCAGAGTTTTAGCTCGATGTTCTCGCGCATGGCGAGGCGTAGCAGGGCGGTGCCGAGGCCTTCGCCTTGATGGGCGGGATGCACATAGAGATGCTCGACTGCGCCGGGGCAGAAGGTGATGAAACCCATGGGCTCGCCCGCGATGCTGGAGACGGCCAGCCACGTGGCGACCGCTTCACGGGCGAGCATGCGGGTGAAGAAATCGAGGTCCTCCGCGGGTGTGTGCAGTGCGGGAATGTGGGGCAGGGCCGTGCGGAAGGCAGCACGATGCATGGTGGCAAGGTCGCTGGCGTCCTCCTTTCCCGCGCGACGGAAGTGGATGCCGTCCCGTGTGATGTCGTCGTCGTCCGTTATGTGCATGCTGGCCGCTGGCTCAGGTGTCTAGGAACAGGCTCATCACCACCACATCGTCATAGTGGTCATCCAGGAAACGTCCGCGTCTTTTGCGCCCTTCTTCTTCGAAGCCAAAGCGCTGGTACAGGGTGACGGCGCCCGTGTTCGAGGCATAGACCTCAAGCTCGATTTTCACCATGCCTTTGTCGCGCGCCTTGTCGAGCACCGCATGCATGAGTTTTGCCCCGAGGCCCTGTCGGCGAAATGGCTTTGCCACACCCATGCCCAAATGGCCGATGTGCGCGGTACCATGAGTGGACTCTCCCGGAAGGGCATCACACCAGCCTGCCAGTTGGCCATTCACGAGGGCGATGAATTGCGGATGGTCCATCTGCACATTGTTCCTCACAAAACTTTCCGTGCCTTCCAGAGGCGGCGCTTCCAGCATGGCGAGGTATTTGCGCTCACGGCACACGCCATCCAGCACGCGATGGAAGTCGGGAATGTCAGCCACCTGAATAGGGCGGACGAGGAAAGAGGCCTGTGAAGCGGTGCTCATGTGGGGAAAATGGATGACAGGAGCGTGGGAGACAAGAGGAGTTTGCGGTGGTGGAGTGATGGTTTGCAGTGGTTGAGCAGTTGGTTGAGAGGGAGGGCAGTGAGGCGGCGAAGGAGCGGAGTGGCGGGGTTGAGAAGGAGGCGTGTGGGTGTGTTCGTGTGCATTGGATTCAACGCAGAGACACAGAGACACAGAGGAACTTCGGAGACTGAGGGTATCAGTGCGACGGTAGGCGGTGGGAGAAGATGACTGTGCTGGGAGGAACGGCGTGGCGTGTGCCAAGAAGCAGTGAGTTCCGCTGCGACTGTGTGGCTGCCAGCAACATGTTTTGAAATGAGTGTGGCCTTTCGGCTATGCATACGTGTTTCTCAGTCTCCGAAGTTCCTCTGCGTCTCTGTGTTTGATTCGTCCTGCCGTCCTCACCCTTCGGTCTGCTTCGCAGTCGTCTCGCTCCGATCGGCGCTGTGTTGACGCCACTGCACTTCATCACACCCAGCACCCTTGAGCCAACCCACGCACCTCTTTCATGGCACGTTACTGATTCGACTGAGGTCGAAGCTACTTTGACTGGAATCAATTCGGCGTCGCCGCCTTCCATCCCGCGTTCAGGATGGCTGCCATCTCCTTCACCTTCTCTGCGTTCGCGGCATCCGTGGCGATGTTGGTATTCTCCTGCGGGTCCTTGTTCTCATCGTAGAGTTCCACACCCATGTTGTTGCCTTCACGGTCCTTCCACTCGGTGTAGCGCCAGTCGCGGGTGCGAACGCTGCGACCCATGATGCCTTCCTTACCAGGGCGCAGGTACTGGCTGAAGGCGGCCTTCTTCCAGGGCTTTGCAGGGTCTTTGAGAAGAGGGGCGAAGCTGGTGCCTTCAAGATGGGATGGGAGCTTGAGACCTGCGAGTTCGGCGAGGGTGGGGTAGAGGTCCACGAGCTCCACCAGGGCACTGCTGCGCTGGCCCGCGGCCTTCTGCGCCGAAGCAGGAGCGCGCACGATGAGCGGGACGTGCGTGCCGAGTTCGAAGTTGGTCATCTTCGTGAAGAGACCATTCTCACCGAGGTGATAGCCGTGGTCGCCCCAGAAGACGACGAGGGTGTTCTCACGCAGGCCCTGGCGATCCAGCTCGGCAAGCACGCGACCCACCTGGGCATCCATGAAGCTCACGCAGGCGCGATAGCCGCGGATGAGCTTCAGCGCGGTGGCGTCATCGATATCTCCTTTGGGTGGGATGCCGCCGTAGGAGCGCAGTTCGTAAAGGTTGTGAAACGCGGGCTCAGGCGCATCCTTCGTACGGTAGTAGTTCGGAGGAAGCTTGATGCTCTCTTCCGGATAGAGGTCCCAATACTTCTGCGGGCAGGTGAAGGGAAGATGCGGCTTCACGAAACCCACGCCGAGGAAGAAGGGCTGGTCTTTCACGCGATTGAGCGTCTCGATGGCCTTGAGCGCGGTCATGCCATCCGGATAGACATCATCCGACTCGGGCGAGGCTTCGAAAGGTGGAGCGCGCAGGAGCTTGGGGCGTTTGTCGGGCGGGAGTTTCTTGAGATTGGCAATGAAGTCATTCGACTCCTTCGTGAACCATTGGCGGTACGGCTCGCCGTGGTACCATGCGGGCTCGCTCCAGGACTGCGGGTCATCGCCGGGCTCACGCTCGCTGTGGTGGAAGATTTTTCCCAGGGAGAGGGCGGTGTAGCCGTGGTTCTTGAAGTGCTGCGGGAGTGTGACCACATCCGGCATCATGGGCCGGAGGAACTTGTTGTTCGCCATCACCTGTGTGGTGTCGGGCCGCACACCACCAAGCACGCTGGCGCGGGAGGGATTGCACACGGCGAACTGGCAGTACGCCTTCTCAAACAGCGTGCCCTCCTGCGCGAGCTTGTCGATGTGCGGCGTCTTCATGTGCGCCGCGTCGTAGCAGCCGAGTTCGGGGCGGAGGTCATCGACCGCGATGAAGAGCACGTTCATCGGGCGCGTTTCAGCAGCGTGCAACACGAAGGGCGCACAGGTGAAGAGAGCGGCGAGAAGCAGGAAAAAGGGCCGGACAGTCATGACGCGCGTGTAGAACGAACGCACCCGCGGGTTGTTGCGGGGAAGTTGTGTCGCGCTTCCTTCAGGATACAGGAGGCGCATCCTGCACGAGACGCTTGCCCATGGAGAGGACTTCATCCAAGTCGTAGCCGAGGGCGTGGTAGAAGGCGGCTGCGGCGGCGTTGGTGCTGCGTACCTGGAGATTGATTTTTGGGCAACCGCGTTCTAGCAGCAGACGCTCTGCCTCTGCAAGCAGCGTGCGGGCGTGACCACGACGCTGATGCGCGGGATGTACGGCGAGGTAGTTCAGCCAGCCGCGATGCCCTTCATACCCGGCCATGACGGAGGCGATGATAATGCCGTGCTCATCCTCACCCACGAGGAAGAGCTCCGGCTGCACTTGGAGCTTCCTCTGGATGTCTTTGCTCGGGTCGTTCCACGGACGCGTGAGCTCGCACTTCGTCCACAGCTCGATGACGGCGGCTTCATCTTCGATGCGGAAAGGACGGATGGTCATGACGGCGATAATGATGCCGGAGAGATCGATTTCAGGAAATGCATTTTTGCATGCCCGTGCGAGTCCCAATTGGGGAATTCACCGGCGAGGCGGTAGCCGTGCTTTAGATAGAATTCCGGGGCCTGGTAGGACATGGTGTCTACATGGGCGTGAAGGCAGCCGCGTCCGATGGCCATGCTTTCGGCATCCGCCAGCAAGCCTGCGCCGATGCCGATGCCGCGGAAATTGGGATGCACGGCCATGATGGAGATGCGCAACCAGGAGAACTGGGTGTGGGCGAGGAGGCCGCCGATGACTTCGCCGTGAGAGGATTTCGTGATGAGTACGAGGGGTTTTGACTCATGCTCCGGTGAGGTCCATTTCCGCATGAACTCGGCGTTGGCGCTCCAGTTGTGCTGGCGCAGCCACTCGCGAATGGGCTCGCACTCGGGTGCATCGTCATTCGCGGCGGGGGTGATGTGCCAGGGGGAGGGGGAGGGAGGCATCGGGGAATGGAAGTGATAGGAGTTCGAGAGACCTCAGGCAAGTGGTGATGGACATGGAAGACCCTGAACCGCGACGCGAAGCGTCCTTGGACTGCGTGCAGCCCTGCTGCCGCTTTCTAGAGTCTACAGCCTGCTGTAGCGATGGTGGCGTCGTCTGGTAAGCTTGTTGTCACCGGTGAATAATAGGCGACTTCGTCGCGGCACGACGTGCAGCAGGCTGCACTTCAGAAAAGCGGCAGCAGGGCTGCACGCAGTCCAAGGCGCTTCGCGCGTGGGAGTTCGTCGATAGGCGTTTTCGAACCCCACGAGTGAGTGCTGTCGCGAGTCGCTTGATATGAAGAGTATCCCCTACAACAACGTCAGCGGATTCTGCCGTGTCTTCAGCGGCAGCGTCACGCGCTGGCCACCGAGGCGGTGAGACTCGAAGACAGCGGAGATGGCTTCGATGGTGGTGCGGCCTTCTTGAGCACTGCACAGAGGATCACGGTCCTCCTTGATGGCGGCGATGAGGTCCTGTCCGGCGAGCAGGTGACCGCCGCAGAGTTCCTTCAGGTTCACAATCGGCTCTGGCTGGCCGATGCCAGCAGAGGAGATGGGAACCCACGCACGCGGCTTCGTCACAGGGCGGAAGGGGCTGCCTTCCAAATAATGAGCGATGGGCTCTTCATCGATACGCAGATCGATGATGCCGCCATTGCCGATGATCTGCACGCCGAATCCGGCGGTCTTGGCGCCCGCGTTCTGCACAGAGTCAAAGAAGACGGGCAGGCTGCTTTGCATCTCGAAACGCGCGTGCACTTCATTCCCTGCGAGAGGTCCGATGCCCTCGGCGCCGTCCACCACATCCGCCTTGGTCACGGGCTTGCCGTTCTGCAGCACGGTGGCGGTGCAGGCGAGGTAGTCGCCTGCGAAGAAGTTCGTGAGGTTCAAGAGGTGTGAGCC belongs to Roseimicrobium gellanilyticum and includes:
- a CDS encoding ABC transporter permease — its product is MSTGHTNSRFSLTRFAAIVIKEFVQMRRDRLTFGMMVGIPILQLVLFGFAINSDPKNLPAAVHLADHGPQARTLLQAIKNSGYYQFVRESATEQEAFDLLARGEVQFVIQIPQNFTRDFLRGDRPTLLVEADATDPGATSNAISSLRTLVNSSLKNDLKGSLSFLAGTEGPVDLRIHAKYNPEAITQYNIVPGLMGVVLTMTMVMITSLAITRERERGTMENLLAMPTRPLEVMTGKIIPYIFMGYVQVTVILIAAHYLFRVPMSGSLALLLLAAFVFIVANLAVGIMFSTLAKNQLQAMQMSFFFFLPSLLLSGFMFPFRGMPVWAQMLGEVFPLTHFLRIIRGILLKGNGAIEMGLQLWQIALFATVVMFIGVKRYKQTLD
- a CDS encoding GNAT family N-acetyltransferase, coding for MHITDDDDITRDGIHFRRAGKEDASDLATMHRAAFRTALPHIPALHTPAEDLDFFTRMLAREAVATWLAVSSIAGEPMGFITFCPGAVEHLYVHPAHQGEGLGTALLRLAMRENIELKLWTFQRNTNARRFYEKHGFIADRMTDGMGNEEREPDMRYVWKQKSDARA
- a CDS encoding GNAT family N-acetyltransferase: MSTASQASFLVRPIQVADIPDFHRVLDGVCRERKYLAMLEAPPLEGTESFVRNNVQMDHPQFIALVNGQLAGWCDALPGESTHGTAHIGHLGMGVAKPFRRQGLGAKLMHAVLDKARDKGMVKIELEVYASNTGAVTLYQRFGFEEEGRKRRGRFLDDHYDDVVVMSLFLDT
- a CDS encoding sulfatase, whose amino-acid sequence is MTVRPFFLLLAALFTCAPFVLHAAETRPMNVLFIAVDDLRPELGCYDAAHMKTPHIDKLAQEGTLFEKAYCQFAVCNPSRASVLGGVRPDTTQVMANNKFLRPMMPDVVTLPQHFKNHGYTALSLGKIFHHSEREPGDDPQSWSEPAWYHGEPYRQWFTKESNDFIANLKKLPPDKRPKLLRAPPFEASPESDDVYPDGMTALKAIETLNRVKDQPFFLGVGFVKPHLPFTCPQKYWDLYPEESIKLPPNYYRTKDAPEPAFHNLYELRSYGGIPPKGDIDDATALKLIRGYRACVSFMDAQVGRVLAELDRQGLRENTLVVFWGDHGYHLGENGLFTKMTNFELGTHVPLIVRAPASAQKAAGQRSSALVELVDLYPTLAELAGLKLPSHLEGTSFAPLLKDPAKPWKKAAFSQYLRPGKEGIMGRSVRTRDWRYTEWKDREGNNMGVELYDENKDPQENTNIATDAANAEKVKEMAAILNAGWKAATPN
- a CDS encoding GNAT family acetyltransferase; the protein is MTIRPFRIEDEAAVIELWTKCELTRPWNDPSKDIQRKLQVQPELFLVGEDEHGIIIASVMAGYEGHRGWLNYLAVHPAHQRRGHARTLLAEAERLLLERGCPKINLQVRSTNAAAAAFYHALGYDLDEVLSMGKRLVQDAPPVS
- a CDS encoding GNAT family N-acetyltransferase → MPPSPSPWHITPAANDDAPECEPIREWLRQHNWSANAEFMRKWTSPEHESKPLVLITKSSHGEVIGGLLAHTQFSWLRISIMAVHPNFRGIGIGAGLLADAESMAIGRGCLHAHVDTMSYQAPEFYLKHGYRLAGEFPNWDSHGHAKMHFLKSISPASLSPS
- a CDS encoding Gfo/Idh/MocA family protein → MNRRRFLSTTAASLAATSAFSATADKKARIAVIGHTGRGNYGHGLDTMWLKIPESEIVAVADADAKGLEGAQAKLKLSKGYADYRKMLEEVKPDIVSIGPRHIDQHHEMIMASIAAGAKGIYLEKPFVRNLVEADEVVDACTKSKCKLALAHRNRYHPALPRIVQLIKDGAIGKPLEYRTRGKEDPRGGSLDLWVLGSHLLNLTNFFAGDYLACTATVLQNGKPVTKADVVDGAEGIGPLAGNEVHARFEMQSSLPVFFDSVQNAGAKTAGFGVQIIGNGGIIDLRIDEEPIAHYLEGSPFRPVTKPRAWVPISSAGIGQPEPIVNLKELCGGHLLAGQDLIAAIKEDRDPLCSAQEGRTTIEAISAVFESHRLGGQRVTLPLKTRQNPLTLL